Proteins encoded by one window of Venturia canescens isolate UGA chromosome 2, ASM1945775v1, whole genome shotgun sequence:
- the nan gene encoding transient receptor potential cation channel subfamily V member 5 has product MIIQGGGLLVDMMKRASQTKQYAELDHAMRTKVEPFLYNKGRGKWIPIDKLVLLRNKERPRHKMLPVLRAMEKPDDYDITKEIGDQDVDETKIDKSKYRQVCWLLNERGAVGETILHLCMLNATALHADLAKRLLRFYPKLINDIYISDEYYGENVLHIAIVNEDPAMVKYLLDSGADVHERCFGNFMCPEDQKASRTDSLEHEWVCVAPETNYNGYVYWGEYPLNFAACLGQEECYRLMLARGADPDKQDTNGNTVLHMLVIYEKLSTFDMAYEVGASLAIRNVQHLTALTLSAKLARIEMFFHILNIEREIYWQIGSITCAAYPLSQVDTIDVNTGQISNNSALNLVVFGEKDEHLELMDGVLVDLLNAKWNTFVKSRFYRQFFLFCFYFVLSLISFTLRPGPAELSESTTSPPTTGNDSSPTKATTLLLNSSSILASEKSLDHAINQLASNLAANLIVSLNVTSSLSLLANLTSQITSNLTTTLRDVIVNSDVDFQGLVSSGASSNASEIINDVSGTSFGKNLSSSYVENKQSSVVNDDALRNRRSTVPTTLIRNYHLEDKNHNGEKQDWWGDLTEECRLMHLEDPVAKIRLTAEICMEVGAILYIAAALREARFLGLNMFIENLMTAPSRVMFLFSCCILMSFPFLRLSCADKVEDMLAVVVMLTTAPYFLFFCRGFKTVGPFVVMIYRMIMGDLLRFVSIYLVFVMGFSQAYYIIFLSFDNPNTPEGVDDSVSNPMPSPMESVMAMFLMSMTNFGDYYGAFERTEHEMEAKCLFVVYMAIVAILLVNMLIAMMGNTYQKIAETRNEWQRQWARIVLVVERGVSPAERLKKLMDYSQPMSDGRRALVLRLNQTEEDKEEMKEILEMKTTHNKLYKKRQARLLAEEACKEAGAGGKDLETPNIG; this is encoded by the exons ATGATCATTCAAGGAGGCGGACTTCTCGTTGACATGATGAAACGGGCGTCCCAGACTAAGCAATATGCCGAACTGGACCACGCGATGAGGACGAAAGTCGAGCCTTTTTTGTACAACAAAGGAAGAGGCAAATGGATACCGATCGACAAGCTCGTGCTTCTCAGGAACAAGGAGCGTCCTCGTCACAAAATG TTGCCGGTACTTCGAGCAATGGAAAAACCGGACGATTACGACATCACGAAGGAGATCGGGGACCAGGACGTGGACGAAACGAAAATCG ACAAAAGCAAATACCGCCAAGTTTGTTGGCTCCTGAACGAGCGTGGGGCCGTCGGAGAAACGATTTTACATCTGTGTATGCTCAACGCCACCGCCTTGCACGCAGATTTGGCCAAACGTCTATTACGCTTTTATCCCAAGCTCATTAACGACATTTACATAAGCGATGAATACTACG GCGAAAACGTGTTGCACATCGCGATAGTAAACGAGGATCCAGCGATGGTGAAATACCTGCTGGACAGTGGTGCGGACGTGCACGAGCGTTGTTTCGGTAACTTCATGTGTCCGGAGGACCAAAAAGCTTCGAGAACGGACAGCCTGGAGCACGAGTGGGTGTGCGTTGCACCGGAAACTAATTACAATGG TTACGTCTACTGGGGCGAATATCCTTTGAACTTTGCTGCCTGCCTGGGACAGGAGGAATGTTATCGTTTGATGTTGGCACGAGGTGCGGACCCCGACAAGCAAGATACCAACGGCAACACAGTTTTGCACATGCTCGTGATTTATGAAAAGCTC aGCACTTTTGACATGGCCTACGAAGTCGGAGCATCTCTGGCCATTAGAAACGTTCAACACTTGACCGCGTTGACACTGTCAGCGAAATTGGCGAGAATCGAAATGTTCTTTCACATTTTGAATATAGAGAGAGAAATTTACTGGCAAATTGGTAGTATCACTTGCGCTGCCTATCCGCTCTCACAAGTCGACACAATTGACGTTAACACCGGCCAAATAAGCAATAATTCTGCCTTAAATTTAGTCGTCTTTGGG gAAAAAGACGAACACTTGGAGCTCATGGACGGTGTTCTAGTCGATCTGTTGAATGCCAAGTGGAATACGTTCGTCAAATCAAG ATTTTACAGgcagttttttctcttctgttTCTACTTCGTTCTGTCACTGATAAGCTTCACACTTCGTCCTGGGCCAGCGGAATTATCAGAGTCGACGACATCGCCACCGACGACGGGGAACGATTCATCTCCGACGAAAGCGACGACGCTCCTCTTAAATTCGAGCTCAATTTTGGCAAGCGAAAAATCGCTCGATCACGCGATAAATCAGCTCGCGTCGAATCTCGCAGCAAATTTAATTGTTTCGTTAAACGTGACGTCATCCTTGTCGTTACTCGCAAATTTAACGTCTCAAATAACGTCGAATCTAACGACGACGCTGCGCGACGTGATCGTTAACTCGGACGTTGATTTTCAAGGTCTCGTCTCGTCGGGCGCATCGTCAAATGCCTCGGAAATTATAAATGACGTATCTGGGACATCGTTTGGCAAAAACTTAAGCTCCTCTTACGTCGAGAATAAACAGAGCAGTGTTGTAAACGATGATGCTTTGAGGAATCGTCGTTCAACCGTTCCTACCACACTAATTAGGAATTATCATTTAGAAGATAAAAATCACAATGGAGAGAAGCAAGACTG GTGGGGAGATTTGACTGAGGAATGCAGACTCATGCATCTCGAGGATCCAGTGGCAAAAATACGTTTGACTGCTGAAATCTGCATGGAGGTCGGGGCAATACTCTACATAGCAGCTGCTCTTCGCGAAGCCCGATTTCTCGGGCTCAACATGTTTATTGAGAATCTG ATGACCGCGCCTTCGAGAGTAATGTTTCTCTTCTCGTGCTGCATTCTCATGTCATTCCCATTTTTGAGGCTCTCCTGTGCCGACAAAGTCGAGGACATGCTCGCCGTCGTCGTAATGCTCACGACCGCACCatatttcctctttttctgtcGTGGCTTCAAAACCGTGGGTCCGTTCGTCGTCATGATCTACCGCATGATAATGGGCGATCTCTTGAGATTCGTCTCGATATATTTGGTCTTCGTAATGGGATTTTCacaag CTTACTACATCATTTTTCTGTCATTCGACAACCCAAACACACCTGAGGGAGTCGACGACTCGGTGAGCAATCCAATGCCGTCTCCGATGGAGAGCGTGATGGCGATGTTTCTCATGAGCATGACGAACTTCGGGGATTATTACGGGGCGTTCGAGAGAACGGAGCACGAGATGGAGGCCAAG TGCCTATTCGTCGTTTACATGGCCATTGTTGCTATTCTTCTGGTTAACATGCTGATCGCCATGATGGGAAACACTTACCAGAAGATTGCGGAAACGAGGAACGAGTGGCAGCGACAG TGGGCACGAATCGTTCTTGTGGTCGAACGAGGCGTCAGTCCAGCTGAGAGGCTTAAAAAGCTCATGGATTATTCCCAGCCCATGTCCGACGGCCGAAGGGCACTTGTACTTCGACTGAACCAAACG GAGGAGGACAAGGAAGAGATGAAAGAAATTCTCGAAATGAAGACGACTCACAAcaaactttacaaaaaaaggCAAGCGAGACTGTTGGCTGAAGAAGCCTGCAAGGAAGCTGGAGCCGGGGGCAAAGACTTGGAAACCCCGAATATCGGATAG
- the LOC122406483 gene encoding uncharacterized protein, translating into MVQQQVRGNDRTEGPGGFSNKLENAEEKIEINGNDGILADEEKEEFECFSILVTDTDHSISTDDSNSPGSREQSTSCSSPESGLDSLSSYDCGTRLRGQLAKAYCARESVRTVNVTSNRLLCVISESDALMGLPQFLPKKPPDWFPRQVPSRKSARR; encoded by the exons ATGGTGCAGCAGCAGGTTCGGGGAAACGACAGAACCGAAGGTCCTGGAGGTTTTTCGAACAAACTGGAGAACGCGGAGGAGAAGATCGAAATAAATGGGAATGATGGAATCCTGGCTGATGAggagaaagaagaatttgagtgTTTCAGCATCCTCGTTACGGACACGGACCATTCGATCTCGACGGACGACTCGAAC AGTCCTGGATCGAGGGAGCAGTCGACGAGTTGTTCGTCGCCGGAGTCCGGGCTCGATTCCTTGAGTTCCTACGACTGTGGGACGAGACTGCGAGGGCAATTAGCGAAGGCTTATTGCGCGAGGGAGTCCGTGAGAACGGTGAATGTCACGAGCAATAGACTTTTGTGCGTCATTTCCGAGAGCGACGCGTTGATGGGTTTGCCACAATTTTTGCCAAAAAAACCGCCCGACTGGTTCCCTCGTCAAGTGCCGTCAAGAAAATCGGCGCGGAGATAA
- the LOC122406022 gene encoding coiled-coil domain-containing protein 103, with product MKAFKEPINYEGLEEELHEALRADELYALQNDAKFRAIEQSVPTYEDFRQMVNAAHLKPLERKDVTPKLGVKWNAIADDRKYSQSMKGGTKKTSGQEPTEQLIFGAIPKDSHEFLKVWKNLDCEKRIRLLNETRPILTSEIFRSEIPPNVLNECIVACLESLETPDSEKSVMKILSTLSECNRFKLAIEFMSPRDKSTCRELFQALRKQSGNVESETILRNLEATYLVEI from the exons ATGAAAGCCTTCAAGGAACCCATCAATTACGAAGGGCTCGAGGAAGAATTGCACGAAGCACTGAGAGCCGACGAACTTTACGCCCTGCAAAACGATGCTAAATTTCGTGCGATCGAACAATCCGTTCCCACTTACGAAGACTTCAGGCAAATG GTCAATGCTGCACATTTGAAACCTTTAGAGCGCAAAGACGTGACCCCGAAGCTTGGGGTCAAGTGGAACGCGATCGCTGACGACAGAAAATATTCGCAGTCGATGAAAGGggggacgaaaaaaacgtctgGCCAGGAACCGACCGAACAGCTCATATTTGGAGCGATACCGAAAGATAGCCACGAGTTTTTGAAAGTCTGGAAGAATCTCGATTGCGAGAAGAGAATTCGATTGTTGAATGAAACGAG GCCAATTCTCACTAGCGAAATATTCCGGAGTGAAATTCCTCCGAACGTTTTAAACGAGTGTATTGTCGCCTGTCTCGAAAGTCTCGAAACTCCAGATTCCGAAAAATcggtaatgaaaattttgtcaaCGCTCAGCGAGTGCAACAGATTCAAACTGGCGATCGAGTTCATGTCTCCTCGGGATAAATCTACTTGTCGCGAGCTTTTTCAAGCTCTGAGGAAGCAATCAGGAAACGTCGAAAGTGAAACAATTCTTCGCAATCTCGAGGCAACTTACTTGGTGGAAATCTAA
- the LOC122406609 gene encoding peroxidase-like, which produces MFFFTVSVYYLLLELAQCTTLPPRMLQDLTLRTNISMEKYYKTEETIRKSQTHLSQDSPSWYLGASHEMNEGAKNLSRRALQSETMAMIIVEALNMSSKDVVWLLPSVGTFVCSGDTAIAYARNSAECKRETQRYRTHSGKCNNYLHPTWGGALEAYARFLPPEYQDGVSLPRTKLPSARDVSTKIHAGGPDFKHPHLMALTPLFGQFLANDFAHTPRMELTGGIRLKCCDVDYENFHPECFPIRAENRVGCMEYARSAPHPGNSLQGCLGPRQQINQASSYLDLSTIYGNSEETARALRLGSGGRLNTQQKNLPMPATDSGSCRSESKSLPCFFSGDPRINENPGLALMHVLFLREHNRVADQLALLNPTWEDEKLYQEARRVVIAEMQHITYNEFLPVILGEGNLDRFDLRLTSQGYFRGYDSKIDATISNAAGSAGLFFVAALTPKTLDLVDPRSEVKSGERSLLSAFYAPQELYEAGAIDRLIAGATAGHSRKPLPPGLNEILLERYFHDGKTRDIAVDYAAQAIQQGRDHGLAPYVRWRAFCELPEVTGFRDLEGSMTKETIERLQKVYKNVEDIDLVSGALSEIPAEGSVVGATFLCLLGRTFRNARLGDRYWYENANSPGSFTAEQLEEIRKSTMAKVLCDNGDSLRSMQPRAFILKDPFLNELSECATYLNGAMDLTLWKERTNGSQVNSFG; this is translated from the exons tgtttattatttattgttggaATTGGCACAATGTACGACCCTGCCACCGAGGATGCTGCAAGATTTGACCTTGCGGACGAATATCTCGATGGAGAAATATTACAAGACCGAAGAGACGATACGGAAGTCTCAAACTCACTTGAGCCAAGATTCGCCGTCGTGGTATTTGGGCGCGTCTCACGAGATGAACGAGGGCGCGAAGAATCTATCGCGACGTGCCCTGCAAAGCGAAACAATGGCGATGATAATCGTGGAAGCTTTGAACATGTCGTCGAAAGACGTTGTCTGGCTTCTACCCTCGGTCGGGACCTTCGTCTGTTCCGGAGACACGGCGATCGCATACGCGAGGAACAGCGCCGAGTGCAAACGCGAAACTCAGCGGTATAGAACTCACTCTGGAAAATGCAACAATTATCTCCACCCAACGTGGGGCGGAGCTCTCGAAGCCTACGCCAGATTCTTACCGCCCGAATATCAGGACGGCGTTTCCCTGCCCCGAACAAAGCTCCCGAGCGCCCGTGACGTTTCGACCAAAATTCACGCCGGCGGCCCCGATTTCAAACACCCTCATCTCATGGCCCTCACCCCACTCTTCGGACAATTCCTTGCCAACGATTTCGCGCATACTCCCAGGATGGAACTCACCGGCGGTATCAGACTCAAGTGCTGCGACGtcgattatgaaaattttcatcccgAATGCTTCCCTATCAGAGCTGAAAATCGCGTCGGGTGCATGGAGTACGCGAGATCCGCGCCACATCCGGGCAACAGCCTTCAG GGATGTTTAGGTCCAAGACAGCAAATAAATCAAGCGTCTTCGTACCTCGATTTATCGACGATATACGGAAACTCGGAGGAAACTGCTCGAGCACTGCGTTTAGGAAGCGGAGGTCGTTTGAACACTCAGCAAAAAAACCTGCCGATGCCAGCGACCGATAGCGGAAGCTGTCGATCCGAGAGCAAATCTCTTCCGTGCTTCTTCAGCGGTGATCCCCGAATCAATGAGAATCCCGGCCTCGCTCTTATGCACGTGCTCTTTCTCCGGGAACACAACAGAGTCGCCGATCAACTCGCTTTGCTCAATCCAACGTGGGAGGACGAGAAACTTTATCAGGAAGCGCGACGCGTCGTCATTGCTGAAATGCAACACATTACTTACAACGAATTCCTCCCGGTTATTCTCGGCGAAGGGAATCTCGATAG gtTCGATCTCCGCTTGACGAGCCAGGGCTACTTCCGAGGTTACGATTCGAAAATCGACGCGACGATATCGAACGCAGCAGGCTCGGCAGGTTTATTTTTCGTTGCTGCACTCACCCCGAAGACTCTCGACCTCGTTGACCCTCGGTCAGAGGTCAAGTCCGGAGAGAGATCCCTTCTCTCAGCATTTTATGCTCCCCAGGAGCTTTACGAGGCTGGAGCCATCGATCGACTGATCGCCGGCGCCACAG CTGGACACTCGAGAAAACCATTGCCGCCAGGACTGAATGAAATATTGCTAGAAAGATACTTCCACGATGGGAAAACTCGCGACATAGCGGTCGATTACGCGGCTCAAGCGATTCAGCAAGGAAGAGACCACGGTCTCGCGCCTTACGTGAGGTGGAGAGCTTTCTGTGAGCTTCCGGAAGTCACCGGTTTCCGGGATCTCGAGGGCAGCATGACTAAGGAAACTATCGAGAGGCTACAAAAAGTTTACAA GAATGTCGAGGACATCGATCTCGTGAGCGGCGCTCTCTCGGAAATACCGGCCGAAGGATCGGTCGTGGGTGCAACCTTCCTGTGCCTTTTGGGACGAACCTTCAGAAATGCGAGGCTCG GCGACAGATACTGGTACGAGAATGCTAATTCCCCGGGGTCTTTCACGGCTGAGCAATTGGAGGAAATTCGAAAGAGCACGATGGCCAAAGTACTGTGTGACAACGGTGACAGCCTGAGAAGTATGCAGCCGAGAGCGTTTATTCTGAAGGATCCTTTCCT AAACGAATTGAGCGAGTGTGCGACGTACTTGAACGGGGCAATGGATCTGACACTGTGGAAGGAAAGGACAAACGGATCCCAAGTAAATAGTTTCGGTTGA